The following are encoded in a window of Solidesulfovibrio magneticus RS-1 genomic DNA:
- the rplE gene encoding 50S ribosomal protein L5: protein MTRLEQIYAEKVAPELKKEFGYTSSMQIPRLSFVSLNMGLGEASNNNKLIEEAVVELTAIAGQKAVITRARKSIAAFKLREGMPVGCRVTLRRDRMWDYLDKLMNFALPRVRDFRGVPDRGFDGRGNFTLGIREHSIFPEINVDRVEHVKGMNVTIVTTATADKEGKMLLDLLGMPFKK, encoded by the coding sequence ATGACCCGCCTGGAACAAATCTATGCCGAGAAGGTAGCCCCGGAGCTGAAGAAAGAGTTCGGGTACACTTCCAGCATGCAAATCCCCCGGCTTTCCTTTGTCTCGCTCAACATGGGTTTGGGCGAAGCGAGCAACAACAATAAGCTCATCGAGGAAGCCGTGGTCGAGCTGACCGCCATCGCTGGACAAAAGGCCGTGATCACGCGAGCCCGGAAGTCCATCGCGGCCTTTAAGCTCCGGGAGGGCATGCCGGTGGGGTGCCGTGTGACCCTTCGCCGGGATCGGATGTGGGATTATCTCGACAAACTCATGAATTTTGCCCTGCCTCGGGTTCGCGACTTTCGCGGCGTGCCTGACCGTGGATTCGACGGACGCGGCAATTTTACCCTCGGTATCCGGGAGCACAGCATTTTCCCGGAAATCAACGTGGATCGCGTCGAGCACGTCAAGGGCATGAACGTCACCATCGTCACTACGGCCACCGCCGACAAGGAAGGCAAGATGTTGCTGGACCTGCTCGGCATGCCGTTTAAA